A window from Lachnoanaerobaculum umeaense encodes these proteins:
- a CDS encoding PolC-type DNA polymerase III produces the protein MLKKFKDVFQSLECSRHIDELLNFVFVEKVSASNDMSLIRINIIAERIIEKKTIFELEALIKDKMFPRKNVKIKIFEKFKLSSQYTAKNLFEVYKESIFLEIKNYKIQQYVILNNANISFDGPYMDMTVEKNILNESIIDDLVRVLEKIFNERCGILCTVRHKFIARKEKVQEIEYAERMVTKKRDNSDFVMGNSNVAWESGENNEAVKSTEDSTKSDSKKDEEKKKFGNKGYDKKVYTPKYTKQKPTNPDVFYGRDFDDNFIKLSDLIGEIGEVSVRGKIIEVDSRYLEKSKSTLYIFAITDFSDSIYVKMFVRDENLDIIKENIVKGNYVKINGMALIDKFDSELTISSIKGIKKCEKFEENIRTDNEPVKRVELHCHTKMSDFDGVSSASDIINQAKNWGMDAIAITDHGNIQAFTEASHVKNPPKIIYGVEGYLVDDLKELVTNPMDKTLDDGFIVFDIETTGFSAKNDAITEIGAVKVVKGEIVDRFSTFVNPQRPIPFKIEELTHISDAMVMNAPVIEEILPKFLDFCEDYIIVAHNAGFDTGFIRENAGRINREYNPSIIDTVAMARLLLPDLNRFKLDTVCKALNISLEGHHRAVNDAEATAQIWIEFIKRLKDRGLSNLSDVARLGETNADIVKKTKYNHVIILAKNDIGRINLYKLISLSHIDFFNKRPRIPKSILAKMREGLIIGSACEQGEVYKAILDDATDDEIDRIVSFYDYLEIQPIGNNMFLLEEEQNDINSIEDLQDINKRIVELGNVYEKPVVATCDVHFLNPEDEIYRRIIFYGKGYKDADTQPPLYLRTTREMLDEFDYLGSEKAYEVVVTNTRMIADMVEVISPVRPDKCPPVIENSDEDLTNACYKKAHEQYGEVLPKIVEDRLKKELNSIISNGFAVMYIIAKKLVEKSNEDGYLVGSRGSVGSSFAAYTSGITEVNPLPAHYYCDCKYVDFDSPEVKAFAGMAGCDMPDKICPKCGRKLKKDGFDIPFETFLGFKGDKEPDIDLNFSGEYQPNAHEYTEVIFGKGYTYRAGTVGTLANKTAYGYVKHYFDDKNEDKRKCEINRLAVGCEGVRRTTGQHPGGIIVLPHGEEIYTFTPVQRPANDMTTKTITTHFDYHAIDHNLLKLDILGHQDPTMIRMLQDLTGIDPVKDIPLDSKETMSLFQNTSALGVEPKDILDCPLGALGVPEFGTDFAMQMLIDTKPQGLSDLVRIAGLAHGTDVWLGNAQTLILEGKATIRTAICTRDDIMIYLIEQGLDEGESFKIMESVRKGKGLTDEWEKHMEENGVPDWYIWSCKKIKYMFPKAHAAAYVMMAWRIAYCKIFYPLAYYTAYFTIRATGFNYSLMCMGKDKLEFNIAQYKKNPDTTAKYADTLRDMRIVQEMYARGFEFAKIDLFKVHPTKFQIMDDGKIMPSLSSIEGLGETAATSIVNATKAGPFISKDDFMSRAKVGKSTCELLDNLNLLGDLPESNQISFFDLMG, from the coding sequence ATGTTAAAAAAATTCAAAGATGTTTTTCAAAGTTTAGAATGTTCGCGTCATATAGACGAACTTTTAAACTTTGTTTTTGTCGAAAAAGTAAGTGCCAGCAATGATATGAGCTTGATAAGAATAAATATCATTGCTGAAAGGATAATAGAGAAAAAAACAATATTTGAACTGGAAGCACTTATAAAAGATAAGATGTTTCCAAGGAAGAATGTTAAGATAAAGATTTTTGAAAAATTTAAATTATCAAGTCAGTATACTGCCAAGAATCTTTTTGAAGTCTATAAGGAGAGCATATTTCTTGAGATAAAAAATTATAAGATACAACAGTATGTCATATTGAATAATGCAAATATAAGTTTTGACGGACCATATATGGATATGACTGTGGAAAAGAATATTTTAAATGAAAGCATTATAGATGATTTGGTAAGAGTGCTTGAAAAAATCTTTAATGAAAGATGTGGAATACTTTGTACAGTAAGGCATAAGTTTATTGCAAGAAAAGAGAAGGTGCAAGAAATAGAATATGCCGAAAGAATGGTTACAAAGAAAAGGGATAACAGTGATTTTGTTATGGGAAATTCTAATGTAGCTTGGGAAAGTGGTGAAAATAATGAGGCTGTAAAATCAACCGAGGATTCAACTAAGTCTGACTCTAAAAAAGATGAAGAAAAGAAGAAATTTGGAAATAAGGGCTATGATAAAAAAGTATATACTCCAAAATATACAAAGCAAAAACCAACTAATCCGGATGTTTTTTATGGAAGAGACTTTGATGACAATTTTATAAAACTTTCAGATTTAATTGGAGAGATAGGAGAGGTATCTGTAAGAGGTAAGATAATAGAAGTTGACAGCAGATATCTTGAAAAAAGTAAATCAACACTTTATATTTTTGCAATCACAGACTTTAGCGATTCTATCTATGTAAAGATGTTTGTGCGTGATGAAAATCTGGATATAATTAAGGAAAATATTGTAAAAGGCAATTATGTTAAGATAAATGGTATGGCATTGATTGATAAATTTGATAGTGAGCTTACTATATCTTCAATAAAGGGTATTAAAAAATGTGAGAAGTTTGAAGAAAATATCAGAACAGACAATGAACCGGTAAAGAGAGTTGAACTGCACTGTCATACTAAGATGAGTGATTTTGATGGAGTATCTTCAGCTTCAGATATAATAAATCAAGCTAAAAATTGGGGCATGGATGCGATTGCCATTACAGACCATGGAAATATACAGGCCTTTACTGAAGCAAGCCATGTAAAAAATCCACCGAAGATAATATATGGTGTTGAAGGTTACCTGGTAGATGATTTAAAAGAACTTGTAACAAATCCTATGGATAAGACTTTAGATGACGGTTTTATAGTATTTGATATAGAGACCACAGGTTTCTCTGCAAAAAATGATGCAATTACAGAAATTGGTGCTGTAAAAGTGGTAAAAGGAGAGATTGTAGACAGATTTTCTACATTTGTTAATCCACAGAGACCTATCCCTTTTAAGATAGAGGAACTTACACATATAAGTGATGCAATGGTCATGAATGCTCCTGTTATCGAAGAGATACTGCCAAAGTTTTTGGATTTTTGTGAAGACTATATTATAGTTGCTCATAATGCCGGATTTGATACAGGATTCATTCGAGAGAATGCCGGAAGGATAAATAGAGAATATAATCCGTCCATAATAGACACTGTAGCAATGGCTAGATTACTTCTTCCTGATTTGAATAGGTTTAAGCTTGACACAGTATGCAAGGCATTGAATATATCTCTGGAAGGTCATCATAGAGCAGTAAATGATGCTGAGGCGACAGCACAAATATGGATTGAATTCATAAAAAGACTTAAGGATAGGGGATTAAGTAATTTATCTGATGTTGCAAGACTTGGAGAGACAAATGCTGATATTGTGAAGAAGACAAAGTACAACCATGTCATTATTCTTGCCAAAAATGATATAGGCAGAATAAATCTGTATAAGTTGATTTCTCTCTCTCATATAGATTTCTTTAATAAAAGACCTAGAATACCTAAGTCTATTCTTGCAAAGATGAGAGAAGGGCTTATTATAGGAAGTGCCTGTGAACAGGGAGAGGTTTATAAGGCTATTTTAGATGATGCTACAGATGATGAAATTGATAGAATTGTATCATTTTATGATTATCTTGAAATTCAGCCTATAGGTAACAATATGTTCCTTTTAGAAGAAGAGCAAAACGATATTAATTCAATTGAGGACCTTCAAGACATCAACAAAAGGATTGTAGAGCTTGGAAATGTCTATGAGAAGCCGGTGGTTGCTACCTGTGATGTGCATTTTTTAAATCCTGAAGATGAGATATATAGAAGAATTATATTTTATGGAAAAGGATATAAAGATGCAGATACACAGCCACCACTATATCTTCGTACCACAAGAGAAATGCTTGATGAGTTTGATTATCTTGGTAGTGAAAAAGCTTATGAAGTGGTTGTGACAAATACCAGAATGATTGCAGATATGGTGGAGGTAATATCACCGGTAAGACCGGATAAATGCCCACCTGTGATAGAAAATTCAGATGAGGACCTCACAAATGCCTGCTATAAAAAAGCACATGAGCAATATGGAGAAGTGTTGCCGAAAATAGTCGAAGACAGATTGAAAAAAGAACTTAACTCTATTATTTCAAATGGTTTTGCGGTTATGTATATCATAGCGAAAAAGCTGGTGGAAAAGAGCAATGAAGATGGTTACCTTGTAGGTTCAAGAGGTTCTGTAGGTTCTTCATTTGCCGCATATACATCTGGTATAACAGAGGTAAATCCATTACCTGCACATTATTATTGTGATTGTAAATATGTGGACTTTGATTCACCGGAGGTCAAAGCTTTTGCCGGAATGGCAGGCTGCGATATGCCGGATAAGATTTGTCCAAAATGTGGAAGGAAGTTAAAAAAGGACGGTTTTGATATACCATTTGAGACATTCCTCGGATTTAAGGGGGATAAAGAGCCGGATATTGACTTGAACTTTTCGGGAGAATATCAGCCAAATGCTCATGAATATACCGAGGTGATATTTGGTAAGGGATATACTTATAGAGCAGGCACAGTAGGTACTTTAGCTAATAAGACCGCCTATGGTTATGTAAAGCATTATTTTGATGATAAAAATGAGGATAAGAGAAAATGTGAGATAAACAGACTGGCTGTAGGTTGTGAAGGTGTAAGAAGAACCACAGGACAACATCCCGGAGGTATCATAGTATTACCACATGGTGAGGAGATCTATACCTTTACACCTGTGCAAAGACCGGCAAATGATATGACTACAAAGACTATTACAACACATTTTGATTATCACGCTATTGATCATAATCTTTTGAAGCTTGATATTCTGGGACATCAGGATCCAACTATGATTAGAATGCTTCAAGATCTTACAGGCATTGACCCGGTAAAGGATATACCTTTGGATTCTAAGGAAACTATGAGTTTATTCCAAAATACATCTGCACTTGGTGTTGAACCAAAAGATATACTTGACTGCCCATTAGGTGCTTTAGGTGTACCGGAGTTTGGTACTGACTTTGCTATGCAAATGTTAATAGATACAAAACCACAGGGACTCTCAGATTTGGTGAGAATAGCAGGACTGGCACATGGTACTGATGTTTGGCTTGGAAATGCACAGACTTTGATACTGGAGGGCAAGGCCACCATCAGAACTGCCATCTGTACCAGAGATGATATTATGATTTATCTGATTGAGCAGGGCCTTGATGAGGGTGAGTCTTTTAAGATAATGGAGAGTGTCAGAAAGGGAAAAGGACTTACTGATGAATGGGAAAAACATATGGAAGAGAATGGTGTGCCGGATTGGTATATCTGGTCTTGTAAGAAGATAAAGTATATGTTCCCCAAAGCACATGCTGCAGCCTATGTTATGATGGCATGGAGAATTGCATATTGTAAGATATTTTATCCACTGGCATATTATACAGCGTATTTTACTATAAGAGCGACAGGTTTTAACTATTCTTTGATGTGCATGGGTAAGGATAAACTTGAGTTTAATATTGCACAGTACAAGAAAAATCCAGATACTACAGCTAAATATGCGGATACTTTGCGTGATATGAGAATAGTTCAGGAGATGTATGCCAGAGGCTTTGAATTTGCAAAAATTGATCTCTTTAAAGTTCATCCCACAAAATTTCAGATAATGGATGACGGTAAGATAATGCCTTCACTTTCAAGCATTGAAGGTCTGGGAGAAACGGCTGCAACATCTATAGTCAATGCAACCAAGGCAGGACCTTTTATCTCAAAGGATGACTTTATGTCCAGAGCTAAGGTAGGAAAGAGTACATGTGAATTGCTTGATAATTTGAATCTACTTGGCGATTTGCCTGAGAGCAATCAGATATCGTTTTTTGATTTGATGGGGTAG
- the relB gene encoding type II toxin-antitoxin system RelB family antitoxin gives MSVISLRVPENELNIFKSYAKHNDKSLSEIIRITMLERIEDEYDLKAFEEYEAEKQSGTLKTRPVSELWKELDL, from the coding sequence ATGTCTGTAATTAGTTTGAGGGTTCCTGAAAATGAATTGAATATTTTTAAATCATATGCAAAACATAATGATAAGTCCTTGTCTGAAATAATCAGAATTACTATGCTGGAGCGTATTGAGGATGAATATGACCTTAAGGCATTTGAAGAATACGAGGCTGAGAAGCAATCAGGTACATTAAAAACTCGTCCAGTCAGTGAGCTATGGAAAGAACTTGATTTATGA
- a CDS encoding type II toxin-antitoxin system RelE family toxin yields MIYEISTTDKFDKSFKKLDRQAQRILKTWIDKNLMNCDNPRAHGKALSANRSGQWRYRVGDYRILAEIQDNRLVLILIDVGHRKDIYLF; encoded by the coding sequence ATGATTTATGAGATAAGTACAACAGATAAATTTGACAAATCATTTAAAAAATTAGATAGACAAGCTCAAAGAATACTTAAAACTTGGATTGATAAAAATCTAATGAACTGTGATAATCCCAGAGCACATGGCAAGGCACTGTCCGCAAACAGGAGCGGACAATGGAGATATCGTGTTGGTGATTACCGAATTTTAGCTGAAATACAAGACAATAGACTTGTATTAATTCTTATTGATGTTGGACATAGAAAAGATATTTATTTATTTTAA
- the ylxM gene encoding YlxM family DNA-binding protein, producing MENNDIEKYINQGILYDFYGKLLTGHQQRIYEDVVFNDLSLSEIAENEGISRQGVSDLIKRCNKSLVSYEEKLGLIKKFDETKSYVKEIQKIVKIYQDTKNEELISKIEELSFKILDV from the coding sequence ATGGAAAATAATGATATAGAAAAATATATCAATCAAGGGATTCTTTATGATTTCTATGGTAAGCTTTTGACAGGGCATCAGCAAAGAATTTATGAAGATGTAGTTTTCAATGATTTGTCACTAAGTGAGATTGCTGAAAATGAGGGAATAAGCAGACAGGGTGTGAGCGATCTTATAAAAAGATGCAATAAATCTCTGGTTTCTTATGAGGAAAAGCTTGGTTTGATAAAAAAGTTTGATGAAACAAAATCTTATGTAAAAGAGATACAAAAGATTGTTAAGATATATCAGGACACAAAGAATGAAGAACTTATATCAAAGATAGAAGAGCTTTCATTCAAGATACTGGATGTATAG
- the ffh gene encoding signal recognition particle protein, which yields MAFESLSEKLQNVFKNLRGKGRLTEDDVRAGLKEVRLALLEADVSFKVVKDFIKSIQEKAIGSDVLNSLTPAQQVIKIVNEEMISLMGSETTELKIKPSGEMTIIMMAGLQGAGKTTTTAKLAAKLKKKGNSPLLVGCDIYRPAAIEQLKRNGEKVDVPVFDMGTNHKPAEIAKKAIEFAKENRHNIVFLDTAGRLHIDEDMMDELIEIKDTVSVDDIILVVDAMTGQDAVNVAETFNEKLDITGVILTKLDGDTRGGAALSVRAVTGKPILYVGMGEKLSDLEQFYPDRMASRILGMGDILSLIEKAEMDMDSEKAKKLSQKIAKADFDFNDFLEQLEQVEKMGGMASILTMLPGIGGKVGLPDVDDRQMVKIKAIIQSMSEKERLDPSLLNPSRKNRIAKGSGVNIAEVNRLVKQFEQMKKMMKQFPGMMKNNKKRGAFGGLFGGKLGF from the coding sequence ATGGCTTTTGAAAGCTTATCCGAAAAACTTCAAAATGTTTTCAAGAATCTTCGTGGTAAGGGGAGACTGACAGAGGATGATGTAAGAGCCGGTTTAAAAGAAGTAAGACTGGCACTTCTGGAAGCTGATGTAAGCTTTAAGGTTGTTAAGGATTTTATAAAGAGTATTCAGGAAAAAGCTATAGGCTCTGATGTACTCAATTCTCTTACACCGGCTCAGCAGGTTATTAAAATAGTTAACGAAGAGATGATTTCTTTGATGGGTAGTGAAACTACCGAACTAAAGATAAAACCATCAGGAGAAATGACTATTATAATGATGGCAGGCCTTCAGGGTGCCGGTAAGACAACTACTACTGCAAAACTTGCTGCAAAGCTAAAGAAAAAAGGCAATTCTCCACTACTTGTGGGTTGCGATATATATCGACCTGCTGCTATAGAGCAGTTGAAGAGAAATGGTGAAAAAGTGGATGTGCCGGTCTTTGATATGGGTACAAACCATAAACCGGCAGAGATTGCAAAAAAAGCGATTGAGTTTGCTAAGGAAAATCGTCACAATATCGTATTCTTAGATACTGCAGGTCGTCTGCATATTGATGAAGATATGATGGATGAACTTATAGAGATCAAAGATACTGTAAGTGTTGATGATATTATACTGGTGGTAGATGCTATGACAGGTCAGGATGCTGTAAATGTAGCCGAAACTTTCAATGAAAAGCTGGATATTACAGGAGTAATACTTACGAAGCTTGATGGTGATACCAGAGGTGGTGCAGCTCTTTCAGTTCGTGCTGTTACAGGTAAACCAATACTCTATGTCGGTATGGGTGAGAAACTTTCTGATTTGGAGCAGTTTTATCCTGATAGAATGGCAAGCAGAATTCTTGGTATGGGAGATATCCTTTCGCTTATTGAAAAGGCTGAAATGGATATGGACAGTGAGAAGGCTAAAAAACTTTCTCAAAAAATTGCGAAGGCAGATTTTGATTTTAATGATTTCCTTGAGCAGCTTGAACAGGTTGAGAAAATGGGAGGAATGGCAAGTATTCTTACCATGTTACCTGGAATAGGTGGAAAGGTTGGCTTACCTGATGTTGATGACAGACAGATGGTAAAGATAAAGGCTATCATTCAGAGTATGTCTGAAAAGGAAAGGCTTGATCCAAGTCTTTTAAACCCTTCAAGAAAAAATAGGATTGCAAAGGGTTCAGGTGTCAATATTGCTGAAGTCAATAGACTTGTAAAACAATTTGAACAGATGAAAAAGATGATGAAGCAATTCCCCGGAATGATGAAGAACAATAAAAAGCGTGGTGCTTTTGGTGGTCTGTTTGGTGGAAAATTGGGATTTTAA
- the rpsP gene encoding 30S ribosomal protein S16 — MAVKMRLKRMGQKKAPFYRVVVADARSPRDGRFIDEVGYYDPTAEPSVIKFDEENTKKWLANGAQPTDRVAKLLKSAGLV; from the coding sequence ATGGCAGTTAAGATGAGATTAAAGAGAATGGGACAGAAGAAGGCACCTTTCTATAGAGTAGTAGTGGCTGATGCTCGTTCACCAAGAGATGGTAGATTTATTGACGAGGTTGGTTACTATGATCCTACAGCAGAGCCAAGCGTAATTAAGTTTGATGAGGAGAACACAAAGAAGTGGCTTGCAAATGGTGCACAGCCAACAGATAGAGTTGCTAAACTTTTAAAGAGTGCAGGATTAGTATAA
- a CDS encoding KH domain-containing protein, with amino-acid sequence MKEVIEVIAKALVDDPAQVKVEETVDGDTTIFTLSVAESDMGKVIGKSGKIAKAIRSIIKSASIRAEKKVVLEIK; translated from the coding sequence ATGAAAGAAGTCATTGAGGTTATAGCAAAAGCTTTGGTAGATGACCCTGCTCAAGTAAAAGTTGAAGAAACAGTTGACGGTGATACTACTATTTTTACACTGTCCGTAGCTGAATCTGATATGGGTAAGGTTATTGGTAAGTCAGGAAAGATAGCAAAAGCTATTCGTTCCATTATAAAATCAGCATCTATAAGAGCTGAAAAAAAAGTGGTTTTAGAAATAAAATAA
- the rimM gene encoding ribosome maturation factor RimM (Essential for efficient processing of 16S rRNA), protein MIDRFRVGVITSSHGIKGEAKVYPTSDDQNRLKKIKKVYANIKGVETALDIETVRFQKNMALVKFKQFNTPEEIQAIRNTDLFVDRNNATPLKKNENYIADLIGLDVIDEEGILLGKVTDVFPTGANHVMEVDMGEKKVLFPYISQCILDVNLEEKKIKVHVLDGLLDL, encoded by the coding sequence ATGATAGATAGATTTAGAGTGGGAGTCATCACAAGCTCTCATGGAATAAAGGGTGAGGCAAAGGTATATCCTACATCTGATGACCAAAACAGATTGAAAAAGATAAAGAAAGTATATGCAAATATTAAGGGAGTTGAGACTGCACTTGATATTGAAACTGTCAGATTTCAAAAAAATATGGCACTTGTAAAGTTTAAGCAGTTTAACACACCTGAAGAGATACAGGCAATAAGAAATACAGATCTATTTGTAGATAGAAATAATGCCACACCTTTAAAGAAGAATGAAAACTATATTGCAGATCTTATAGGTCTTGATGTAATTGATGAAGAGGGTATTTTACTTGGCAAGGTTACAGATGTATTCCCTACCGGAGCGAATCATGTAATGGAAGTGGATATGGGTGAAAAGAAAGTATTATTCCCATATATCAGCCAATGTATACTGGATGTGAATCTTGAAGAGAAGAAAATTAAAGTCCATGTTTTAGACGGACTTTTGGATTTATAG
- the trmD gene encoding tRNA (guanosine(37)-N1)-methyltransferase TrmD, which yields MKFFCLTLFPEMIEMCMNTSIVGRAIKNDLISMEAINIRDYTLDKHRRVDDYPYGGGAGMVMQAEPIYKAYESVCERLDKRAKLIYLSPQGKVFDQNDAKELAKLDEIVFLCGHYEGVDERALELTNAECYSIGDYVLTGGELPALVMMDAIARMVDGVLTNNESADFESFEDNLLEYPQYTRPVEYEGLRVPDMLLSGHHKNIEEWRRKESIKRTYLNRPDLLENANLSKKDLIYLEQLKQESSELDD from the coding sequence ATGAAGTTTTTTTGTTTAACATTATTTCCTGAAATGATAGAAATGTGTATGAACACAAGTATAGTAGGCAGAGCCATAAAAAATGATCTGATATCAATGGAAGCCATAAATATCCGTGATTATACACTTGATAAACATAGAAGGGTAGATGACTATCCGTATGGTGGCGGTGCCGGTATGGTAATGCAGGCTGAACCTATTTACAAAGCCTATGAGAGTGTTTGCGAAAGGCTTGATAAAAGAGCTAAGCTTATATATCTTTCACCACAGGGCAAGGTATTTGATCAAAATGATGCTAAAGAACTTGCAAAGCTTGATGAAATAGTTTTTCTCTGTGGACATTATGAGGGTGTTGATGAGAGAGCATTGGAATTGACAAACGCCGAATGTTACTCAATAGGTGACTATGTACTCACAGGTGGCGAGCTTCCGGCACTTGTAATGATGGATGCAATAGCAAGGATGGTAGATGGAGTACTTACCAATAATGAAAGTGCGGATTTTGAGTCATTTGAAGACAATTTGCTTGAGTATCCGCAATATACAAGACCTGTAGAATATGAGGGACTTAGAGTACCTGATATGCTTCTTTCAGGGCATCACAAAAATATCGAAGAGTGGCGTAGAAAAGAGTCTATAAAGAGGACTTATCTTAACAGACCGGATCTACTTGAGAATGCCAATCTTTCAAAAAAAGATTTAATTTATCTTGAGCAATTAAAGCAGGAAAGTAGTGAATTAGATGATTAG
- a CDS encoding DUF4317 domain-containing protein: protein MIREEINEIKKQFNKDTNVITKYAGCYVDAEKNIKFMNKDAFYSLPEEDAFKYEEIFRKTLSGAIGKSLLTLDFSLDDENEDSPHAFLMKLRESRLDDELLLDEFFRKVIESYEHAENYYIILIDLMYDIPGKASDKIAMDDASTEVYHALLCSICPVSLSKPALSYFANEGVITNRIRDWIVGMPMHGFLFPAFTDRTTDIHAALYFSKKNDALNESFINEIIGVEPPMSSVMQRETFEAILYDILRDELTMPVMSSLSSNMIDMIEENSDNPEPLVLTKNDMVKLISKSGVSDEAIESYEKSVDADIEVLADNVIDTRKFEVKTPGITVKTDTDSIEKLETRVIDGRKYLLVPIEDDVEVNGMPVKSI, encoded by the coding sequence ATGATTAGAGAAGAAATAAACGAGATCAAAAAACAATTTAACAAGGACACAAATGTTATAACAAAGTATGCCGGTTGCTATGTTGATGCTGAAAAGAATATAAAATTTATGAATAAGGATGCCTTCTACTCATTACCTGAGGAAGATGCTTTCAAATATGAGGAAATATTTAGAAAGACATTATCAGGGGCTATTGGAAAATCATTACTTACTTTGGATTTTTCTTTAGACGATGAAAATGAAGATTCTCCACATGCATTTTTAATGAAGCTTAGAGAGAGTAGACTTGATGATGAATTGCTTTTGGATGAGTTTTTTAGAAAAGTAATAGAATCATATGAGCATGCTGAAAACTATTACATTATACTTATAGATTTGATGTATGATATTCCAGGTAAGGCAAGCGATAAGATAGCAATGGATGATGCTTCAACAGAAGTTTATCATGCACTACTTTGCAGTATTTGCCCTGTAAGTCTTTCAAAACCTGCACTCAGCTATTTTGCAAATGAAGGTGTGATTACAAATAGAATTAGAGATTGGATTGTAGGCATGCCTATGCATGGATTTTTGTTTCCTGCATTTACAGATAGAACTACTGATATACATGCGGCTTTATACTTCAGTAAGAAAAATGATGCACTAAATGAGAGTTTTATAAATGAAATAATAGGTGTAGAGCCACCAATGTCTTCAGTTATGCAAAGGGAAACTTTTGAAGCTATTTTGTATGATATTTTAAGAGATGAACTTACAATGCCGGTTATGTCGTCTTTAAGTTCAAATATGATCGATATGATTGAGGAAAATTCTGATAATCCGGAGCCTTTGGTACTTACGAAGAATGATATGGTGAAGCTTATATCAAAGAGCGGGGTATCTGATGAAGCTATAGAGTCTTATGAAAAAAGTGTAGATGCCGATATAGAAGTATTAGCGGATAATGTAATAGATACCAGAAAATTTGAAGTGAAAACACCGGGTATTACTGTAAAAACAGACACAGATTCTATAGAAAAACTTGAAACAAGAGTAATAGATGGTAGAAAATATCTGCTGGTACCGATAGAAGATGATGTGGAAGTCAATGGAATGCCGGTAAAGAGTATCTAG
- a CDS encoding ECF transporter S component: protein MLKTVLENLVFVAEFLGIVFATFVVAYLFEKVANKKAGYTGPIITTQKIAMIGLFGAISTILMMFEFPVPFAPTFYKLDFSELPVMIVTFAFGPVAGILTEFIKILLKVMFRSTSTAFVGELANFCVGAALILPSSIIYIFNKTRKGALIGSVAGTITMAAFGSLFNAVYLLPKFAQMYGMDLSVLVGMGSAINPAVTNVQTFALMIVVPLNLLKGAMVSTLTIVLYKKFSPILKQSNTFREVNTAK, encoded by the coding sequence ATGTTAAAAACAGTTTTGGAAAATTTGGTTTTCGTGGCAGAATTTCTAGGTATAGTATTTGCCACATTCGTAGTTGCTTATCTATTTGAAAAGGTAGCTAATAAAAAGGCCGGTTACACAGGTCCTATTATTACCACCCAAAAGATTGCTATGATAGGTTTATTTGGTGCTATAAGTACAATTCTTATGATGTTTGAGTTTCCTGTACCGTTTGCACCTACATTTTACAAGCTTGACTTTTCAGAGCTACCTGTAATGATAGTGACTTTCGCTTTTGGACCTGTTGCCGGTATTCTCACAGAGTTCATAAAGATACTCTTAAAGGTAATGTTCAGATCCACATCTACAGCATTTGTAGGTGAACTTGCAAACTTCTGTGTAGGAGCTGCACTTATACTCCCTTCAAGTATTATTTATATTTTTAACAAGACAAGAAAGGGTGCTTTGATAGGAAGTGTTGCCGGTACAATTACAATGGCGGCTTTTGGTTCACTATTTAATGCAGTATACCTTTTACCTAAGTTTGCACAGATGTATGGAATGGATCTTAGTGTACTAGTGGGTATGGGTAGTGCTATAAACCCGGCTGTAACCAATGTTCAAACATTTGCCCTTATGATAGTAGTTCCATTGAATCTTTTAAAAGGTGCAATGGTATCTACACTTACTATTGTTTTATATAAGAAATTTTCACCTATATTAAAACAAAGTAATACATTTAGAGAAGTTAATACAGCAAAATAG